CAGAAGGAATCTTGTGAAAGTTGCTTTGCTTACAGGAAAGGTCAGACTTGGAGTAGCAGGTATCCAGGATTCGGAGATCAATCTTCAGCCAGGAGAAATGGGTGAATACCTGGGACGTAAAACTGCGCTGGTGAAAACTAAGGTACAGGCATCGGATATTGCCGCATGGAAAAATGGAGAACTGCATTTTGACAATATGCCGCTTTCCAAAGTTTTAACGCTCATTGAAGATAACTATGGTTATCAAACAATTTTAAAAGATAAATCAATTGGTGATAAAAGACTTTCAGGTACTTTCTCTGTGAGCTCGGAAGATGCGCTGTTCAAAGCGATTGCAATCTCACTGGGCATCTCGATAGAAAAGGATGAGTTAAAGCATCAGTTAATTATTAAATAGACTAGCTTTACTGTTTATGAACAGACCGCTTTCTTCATTTTTGAGCATTGGCCTGCGTGTCAGTGTTGTTTTAGTATTTACCCTTTTATTGTTTTCTTGCAGCCAATCCAAAAATGCTGAAAATAAGAACGGTGCCAGCGTCGATAGTACTGGTATTAATGCTGATCAGACAGCCTCGGGCGAAATTAAAAGTGATACGTTGAAAGCCACAGCTTTGCCTGCCGCTATAACTTATAAAGGAAAACCTGTTAAAATTATGGGCTGGAAAGATAAATTAGGGGACAATCTTTTGCTGCTAACCGAAACCGGTGAGTTTGCTTCAGCAGATTCGGCTGAATATGAAGATAACAGAGATGCGGAATTACATGTTTATCATTATGTGAAAACTGGTGCCGATTGGAATAAGGTGGCTACTGTGAATGATCAGATCAGTTCATGCCCGGTAGATATTGTGACCAGATTTATTCCCGGTGCTTTGTTTATTACCGACCTGAATGGTGATGGAATTGCCGAATGTACCTTCGCTTATCATTTAACCTGTACAGGCGGGGTTGACAATAAAGTAATGAAATTGATTATGCTGGAGTATAAAAATAAATATGTGATCAGAGGGACGACTTCAGTAAATGTCGGGGAGGAAATTCCAGGAACGATGAAATATGAAGCAGGGATACCTGAACGTTTTAAAATTTTTATGATTGCCAAATGGAAAGCATTTGAAAGAGAACACTATAACTAATAAAAATGGCCGGAATTTCTTCCGGCCATGATTACACACAGTCTTTATTTATGGCTTGACTTCCGTATAAGGATCAAGCTCTGAATTATATTTCTGTTCTATATCGTCTTTAAAGCGTTTTGCTTTATCAACCCATTCAGGAGCTTTGTCCTGAAGATCGTCAACTATAGATCTGCCAAAGGCATCTTTCTTTGTTATATATTTAATTGCACCGTAAACTGCGGCTCCAATTAACGCTGTTTTTAATAATCCCATTCCTTTTAATTTGTTGATATATCTAAGTAACAGCATTCTATCAGAAATGTTTAGAAAAAGATATTCCATACCTTCTATTATGGAATATCCGCCTTATCTGCATCTGAATAAAAACTACATTATGAAATTACAATCTATTTTTCAGACGCTGTTCCTGTCCTTATTACTTTTTGTAACACAATTTTCTGCGGGTTATGCACAAACCCCTCAGCTTAAAGTTGTAGGAACAACCGATCCGGCTGTACTCAAAGCAGTCCGCCTGAAATCAATGCATATCGAGGTACAGGTTTACGGAAACATTGCAACTACAGTGATGACCATGTCATTTATAAATACCAGTTCCCGTACACTGGAAGGAGAACTTACCTTTCCAATGCCCGGGGGCGTAAGTATAAGCGGGTACGCACTGGACATCAATGGTAAAATGCGGGAAGCAGTACCCGTAGAAAAAGCGCGGGCTACAGAAGTTTTTGAAAGTGTAGAACACCGGAGAATAGACCCTGGATTACTGGAAAAGGTAGAAGGAAATAATTTCCGTACCCGTATTTATCCTTTCCCTGCTGGTGGTTCCAGAACAGTGAAAATCAGTTATGAAGAAGAACTCCATTTTTCCCCTGCACAGCAACTTAGTTATCATTTGCCATTAGCTTATAAAAAAGCAGTTCCTGAATTTTCGTTGAAAGTGAGTGTATTGGAAAGTATTGAAAAACCTTCGATGGTTGAACAGCCTGATGGCAGTTTTAACTTTCAGCGTAAAGACAAAGCTTATATCGCGCAGCTGGAACGAAAGGACTTTCTTCCTGAACATGGATTGCTGATTAATCTGCCTGTTACAGATACTCCGGTTCATGCATTAATGCAAAAAGCCGGGCAGAGTTATTATTTTCTCGCCAATGTGGCGGTAAATGCACCATCACGCACCCACCTGTGGAGTAGTCAGGTCGGGTTGATCTGGGATGTATCTTTAAGCGGTCTGCAAAGAGATCAGGCTAAAGAACTGGCTTTACTCGATGCATTAATCAAAGAAAAAAAGAACTTAACTATAACATTGGGTTTATTGAATAATACTTTCAAAAAAGGTGGTGTATTTGTCATTAAGGACGGAAACTGGAAAGAATTGAGAGAAAAACTGAGACACGTGGTTTATGACGGCGGTACGGATTATAGTCAAATCAATTCAGGATTGCTTAAAGCGGATGAGTATTTGTTTTTTACGGATGGCTTCTCTGGTTTTGGCCATGCTATAGTCTCAATAACTAAGCCTGTATATACAATTAACTCCTCTTTACGTGCTGATTTTAGCTTACTGAAAAATATCAGCGCCAAAACAGGCGGACAGTTTATTAATTTGAATGTACAGTCTGCGGAAGCTGCTTATCAGCAAATGGCAAAAGATGAAATGCAATTTATAGGAATCAAAAATAATCCAGGGATCAGTGAATTGTACCCTGCTTTGCCAGTTGGTGTCAATGGTTATCTGAGTGTCGCTGGGATAGCAGCTTCGGAAGCTGAAGACCTGACGCTGCAATTTGGCTACGGTAAAGACGTAACACTGGAGCGTAAAGTGAAGTTGAGCGCGGCGGTACAAAGTGCCGGGGTAATTGAAGTGAGCAAAATCTGGGCACAGAAAAAGCTCTCCGATATGGACGTGAATTATGAACAGAATAAAGAGAAAATCAGTGCACTGGGCCAGCAGTTTGGAATAGTGACCAGGAATACCAGCTTGTTGGTTTTAGAATCGGTCGATGACTATATCCGGTATGGAATTGAGCCTCCTGCCGAACTAAAAGCAGCTTATGCACAAGGAATGAAAGGCCGGGTGCAGGAAAAAGAAAACCGGAAAGAAGGTTTGATGAAAGAAGCTATTGCCATGGCTGTAGAATTGAAAGCATGGTGGAACAAGGTTTTTAAACCGGAGAAGTTTTTCCCTAAACCTGATAGAAAAACGGTTGCTGGTGATCCAGTACCCACACCTGATCAACCCGCAGAAGCACTGCAAGGACAAGTTTCTGGTATAAGCGTTAGAGGAATGAATGCTCCGCAGAGGGAGAACCGAACCGAATCCAGTCAAATGTTGTATGAAACGGTAGTGGTTTCACCCTCAGCGACCAGCAAACTAAGGCCTCGTGCTTCGGATGCTATTGCAGACAGAGCGGCGGCAGAACAACCTGTGATTATTGTTCCGGAATTCAAAAGTGATAAGGAGTATATGAAAAAGATAAGTGGCAGTACGGATGATGCTTATCAGCAATATCTTTCTATTAGAAAAGATTATCAGACTACGCCTTCGTTTTATCTGGATCTTTCAAATTGGTTTCAGCAGCATCAGGATGCTGACAGGGCATTGCTGATTTTGAGTAACCTGACTGAACTGGATTTAGAGAATGCTGAAATCTATAAAACATTAACCTATAAACTGAGAGAAACGGGCAATGTAAAGGCAGAATTATTTACCAGCCATAAAGTATTGGAATGGCGGCCTATGGATGCGCAAAGTTATCGTGATTATGCACTGGCTCTCGCTGATTGTGGTTACTATCAACGTGCACTGGACACTTTATATACTGTGCTGAATCAAAGCTACAGTATGGATAATGCAAACCGTGACCATGGAATTGAAGAAATTATCCTGGCAGAAATCAATAATCTGGTCAGTCTTTACCGCGGGAAACTGAATACAGGGAAAATAGATAAAAGTCTCATTTTTAATTTTCCGGTTGAGGTGAGGGTGGTCATGAACTGGAACAAAAAAGATACCGATATAGATCTTTGGGTAACAGATCCTAATGGCGAAAAATGTTTTTACGGTAATAACCGGACTAAAGCGGGGGGAAGGTTAAGTGATGACTTTACCAGTGGATATGGGCCTGAGCAGTTTATGATTAAAAAAGCAATTAAGGGGACTTATAAAATTGAAGTAAATTATTATGGGGACAGCCAGTTGAGTATTAGCGGGCCAACTACAATTATGGCTGAGATTTATACGAATTACGGAAATGCAAACCAGAAGCGTAAAATAATTGCATTACAATTATCAGCTGAACAAAAGGGGGGTGTATTTATTGGAGAATTTACTTTTTAATACCAATGGCAGGTAAATCCAGCTAATTGAAGTATACCGTCTGCTGAATGAACGGCAGACGGTATGCTCCTAAATTCAAATTCAATTATTTTTTCAGTGCTTTTAACAATTCTAAAGCTGCTTCTTCCGAAGAACCTGGATTCTGACCAGTAATTAATAAACCGTCTTTTTTTACATAAGGGCCCCAATCAGCACCTTTGCTATAGTCTCCGCCTAGTTTTTTTAATTCGTCTTCTAATAAAAACGGAACAACATCGGTCAGCTGAACCGCATCTTCTTCAGAATTTGAAAAGCCTGTTACTTGTTTACCTTTTACAAAAGGGTCACCATTTCCGGCCTTAACTTTTACTAAAGCTGCTGGTGCATGACAAACCAGTGCTATTGGTTTTTGTTGCTGAAGGAAGGTTTCTATCAATTGAATAGAAGTCTTATCATTCGCAAGATCCCACATTGGCCCGTGGCCTCCCGGATAAAATACAGCATCATAATCAGCTGCATTGATCTCACTTAATTTTACAGTTTGTGCTAATCTGCCTTGCAGTTCAGTATCCTTATCAAAACGATGCGTTGCTTCGGTTTGGAAGTCAGGCAATTCACTTTTAGGGTCAATAGGAGGCTGGCCACCTTTTGGAGATGCCAAAGTTAATTCTGCACCTGCATCTGCCAGTACATAATAAGGTGCTGCAAATTCTTCTACCCAAAAACCGGTTTTTTCACCTGTGTTACCCAATTCACTGTGTGAGGTTAATACAATTAAAACTTTCATAATATTTATTTTAGATTTTTACGACCATTTTACCTTCATTCTTACCTTCAAAAAGATCCATAAAGGCTCCTGGAATATTGTCGAACCCTTCTACAACAGTCTCAGTATACTTTAGTTTATCTTCTTTCAGCCAGCCAGCCAGCTGCGTAATTGCCTGCTGAGACTTCGCCGCAAATTCGGAGACAATAAATCCACGCATCAAGACACTTCTGGTCACCAGGACTGGTTGTAATCTTGGGCCCGTTTGTGCCTCAGTTGTATTGTATAAAGAGATAGCACCACATACCGGTACACGTGCAAATCTGTTCAGGTTTACCATCACAGCATCCGAAATTTCACCACCTACGTTGTCGAAATAAATATCTACGCCATCCGGACATGCTGCCGCAATGGCTGCTGTCATATCTTTAGTCGTTTTGTAATTGATTGCTTCATCAAAGCCAAAACGGTTCTTTAACAGTGCTGTCTTTTCATCAGTTCCAGCTATTCCAACTACCCGGAGACCTAATATTTTACCAATTTGTCCGACAATACTTCCTACCGCACCCGCTGCTCCGGATACAACCAGCGTTTCCCCTGCTTTAGGCTGTCCGATTTCTGTTAGGCCCAGGTAAGCGGTTAAGCCCGTCATACCTAATGCACCCAAATAAGCACTAAGGGGAGCTGCCTCAGGGTCAACTTTTGAAAGTCCTTTTCCAGCAGAAACTTGAAATTCTTTCCAGGCTAAGCCCCCGGAAACAAAATCACCTTTAACAAATCCGGTATGGTTAGATTCAAGAACTTCAGCGATAACGCCGGATTCCATAGGTTTATGGAGTTCAAAGGGTGGAATATATGATTTTGAATCGTTCATCCTGCCTCTCAGATAAGGATCAACAGATACATATAGTGTTTTTAATAAAACTTCATTTTCACCTGGCACTGGCATTGGCTCAGTGATAAATTTAAAGTTGCTAAGCTGAGGTTTGCCAACAGGCCTGCTATTTAAAGTGATTACATTATTCTTCATAACTGGTATTAATTTAATTTGATACTCTTTTGTTCCACGGAATTATAATCCATGGATTATAATTAGGTAAATTTTTTTAAGGACGCATTTTTTCTAAAAGGTCATTTAATAAATCTGCATGTTCATCGCTGATGCCAATAGAAATATTGTTTAAAATCTGCCTGCCTTGTATCCTTAATTTTTCTCCGGCAGGAGTTAGTTTAACATAAACAACCCGTTGATCGGAAAGGTTTCGTTCTTTTTGGATTAATCCTTTTTCCATCAGTTTATTTAACAGGCGGGATACATTGGGCATCCGGTCAATTAAACGGTCTTTGATTAAATTAACGGTTGCGGTATGCTCTGGTTGTCCGTTTAAAATACTCAGCACATTAAATTGCTGTAAAGACAGGCCAGTTGGTTTTAAAGAAACTGAGATCTTGTTTAAAATCCAGTTCGCCGTGAAGATAATATTGGTACTCACTCTTTGTTGAGCATTTAAAAACTGATGTTGTAATTCATCTTCGATCTTCATGGAACAAATATATATACCATGGATGATACTTTGGCTAAAAGCATTTGTTTTTTACATTGTATTGATGTTTGACGGGTAGCAAATCAGTAATTTTAGCTATCAAACTGATAGATTGGAAGATGAGCCAAAATGATTTAATCCTGGATTATGATGGAAATAACGTATGTATTACGATTAAAAGTAAGGTGAGTTTGGCGCACCGGATCTTTTTAATCAGTAGTAACCTGTCATTTTTAGGAATGGCGGTTCTTGCTGTGGTTTTCCGGATGCCGGCGGTTGCTTTTGCAGCGATTATATTTTTTGCCTTTTTTTTACGGTATAGCCTATGGAAGCTTTATGGCAGAGAGCGGTTGACAATCAATAAAAGACTGGTTACTTATCGCCATAGCTGTCTTTTCTTTAAAACTGATTTACAAACCAGGCAGGTTGGTAAAAA
The sequence above is drawn from the Pedobacter cryoconitis genome and encodes:
- a CDS encoding MarR family winged helix-turn-helix transcriptional regulator → MKIEDELQHQFLNAQQRVSTNIIFTANWILNKISVSLKPTGLSLQQFNVLSILNGQPEHTATVNLIKDRLIDRMPNVSRLLNKLMEKGLIQKERNLSDQRVVYVKLTPAGEKLRIQGRQILNNISIGISDEHADLLNDLLEKMRP
- a CDS encoding VIT domain-containing protein; the encoded protein is MKLQSIFQTLFLSLLLFVTQFSAGYAQTPQLKVVGTTDPAVLKAVRLKSMHIEVQVYGNIATTVMTMSFINTSSRTLEGELTFPMPGGVSISGYALDINGKMREAVPVEKARATEVFESVEHRRIDPGLLEKVEGNNFRTRIYPFPAGGSRTVKISYEEELHFSPAQQLSYHLPLAYKKAVPEFSLKVSVLESIEKPSMVEQPDGSFNFQRKDKAYIAQLERKDFLPEHGLLINLPVTDTPVHALMQKAGQSYYFLANVAVNAPSRTHLWSSQVGLIWDVSLSGLQRDQAKELALLDALIKEKKNLTITLGLLNNTFKKGGVFVIKDGNWKELREKLRHVVYDGGTDYSQINSGLLKADEYLFFTDGFSGFGHAIVSITKPVYTINSSLRADFSLLKNISAKTGGQFINLNVQSAEAAYQQMAKDEMQFIGIKNNPGISELYPALPVGVNGYLSVAGIAASEAEDLTLQFGYGKDVTLERKVKLSAAVQSAGVIEVSKIWAQKKLSDMDVNYEQNKEKISALGQQFGIVTRNTSLLVLESVDDYIRYGIEPPAELKAAYAQGMKGRVQEKENRKEGLMKEAIAMAVELKAWWNKVFKPEKFFPKPDRKTVAGDPVPTPDQPAEALQGQVSGISVRGMNAPQRENRTESSQMLYETVVVSPSATSKLRPRASDAIADRAAAEQPVIIVPEFKSDKEYMKKISGSTDDAYQQYLSIRKDYQTTPSFYLDLSNWFQQHQDADRALLILSNLTELDLENAEIYKTLTYKLRETGNVKAELFTSHKVLEWRPMDAQSYRDYALALADCGYYQRALDTLYTVLNQSYSMDNANRDHGIEEIILAEINNLVSLYRGKLNTGKIDKSLIFNFPVEVRVVMNWNKKDTDIDLWVTDPNGEKCFYGNNRTKAGGRLSDDFTSGYGPEQFMIKKAIKGTYKIEVNYYGDSQLSISGPTTIMAEIYTNYGNANQKRKIIALQLSAEQKGGVFIGEFTF
- a CDS encoding M949_RS01915 family surface polysaccharide biosynthesis protein, with translation MNRPLSSFLSIGLRVSVVLVFTLLLFSCSQSKNAENKNGASVDSTGINADQTASGEIKSDTLKATALPAAITYKGKPVKIMGWKDKLGDNLLLLTETGEFASADSAEYEDNRDAELHVYHYVKTGADWNKVATVNDQISSCPVDIVTRFIPGALFITDLNGDGIAECTFAYHLTCTGGVDNKVMKLIMLEYKNKYVIRGTTSVNVGEEIPGTMKYEAGIPERFKIFMIAKWKAFEREHYN
- a CDS encoding YtxH domain-containing protein encodes the protein MEYLFLNISDRMLLLRYINKLKGMGLLKTALIGAAVYGAIKYITKKDAFGRSIVDDLQDKAPEWVDKAKRFKDDIEQKYNSELDPYTEVKP
- a CDS encoding NADP-dependent oxidoreductase — protein: MKNNVITLNSRPVGKPQLSNFKFITEPMPVPGENEVLLKTLYVSVDPYLRGRMNDSKSYIPPFELHKPMESGVIAEVLESNHTGFVKGDFVSGGLAWKEFQVSAGKGLSKVDPEAAPLSAYLGALGMTGLTAYLGLTEIGQPKAGETLVVSGAAGAVGSIVGQIGKILGLRVVGIAGTDEKTALLKNRFGFDEAINYKTTKDMTAAIAAACPDGVDIYFDNVGGEISDAVMVNLNRFARVPVCGAISLYNTTEAQTGPRLQPVLVTRSVLMRGFIVSEFAAKSQQAITQLAGWLKEDKLKYTETVVEGFDNIPGAFMDLFEGKNEGKMVVKI
- a CDS encoding type 1 glutamine amidotransferase domain-containing protein — translated: MKVLIVLTSHSELGNTGEKTGFWVEEFAAPYYVLADAGAELTLASPKGGQPPIDPKSELPDFQTEATHRFDKDTELQGRLAQTVKLSEINAADYDAVFYPGGHGPMWDLANDKTSIQLIETFLQQQKPIALVCHAPAALVKVKAGNGDPFVKGKQVTGFSNSEEDAVQLTDVVPFLLEDELKKLGGDYSKGADWGPYVKKDGLLITGQNPGSSEEAALELLKALKK